The genomic interval TTATACAGGTGaatttgcttcccccacgtTTCTCCCTGGCTGTTTAAAGTAGCACCTCCGATACCCTTCCTACTGTCGCCAATGCCCAAGCTGCTATCATGATCATCAGAGAAAATGCTCccgaaaaaattcatcgagtttattttatttttgacatgGGCACATAGCTGGTATCCGTTCTTCACAAgagaaatttgcaaaaaatgtttcctcatatgttcatacagttcgttttttttcttctttccacTGTTGTATATTCTTCGCTATATAAAAGGTAGTCGAAAAGTAGCACTTCCTTTACAGCTTCACAATGCTTATTCTGTATGGCCCACATGAGGGGGCTATTTCCACTGGCATTCAGTTGGTTATGTCCAATTATGCATTCGTATAGCAGAAAGGGAATCATGTCCACATTGTTATTTGCGCATGCgacatgtgtacgtatgacATGGTGGTATGGGGTGCGAACTTGCTAAAAAGTGGTGTGGCATCACGCGGGGGAtgcgcttctccttttcttttgatcAGCGTGGGATGCAATATAATGGGAGACGTGGATCAGGGCCTAAAAAAGGCATTGAAAGTCCCAGCATTGCTCAGCCGCGAGTTGCACATAAACGACATGATTGTTGCTAGTCGGCCACTGCCTCAATTTGTCCGCCCTAATTTTTCAGCATGTATCAAATTCGTTAGCAgtgttttacaatttttaatgtttttctcgcttttcttttgcattttattccaaatgtttttccaaacatttcaacattttttcagCCATTTCCGAGCATGTGCCAATTTTGCAGACCCACGAGCGCGTATCAGGTGACTAATTACAAAACATTTTCACGAACATCACCTGGAAATTTTCTCGATCGAGTAAAGTGTTTCGCAAAATCAATTCCTTTTATGGTGAACCATATTAAATGCagacttta from Plasmodium cynomolgi strain B DNA, scaffold: 0230, whole genome shotgun sequence carries:
- a CDS encoding hypothetical protein (putative): MIPFLLYECIIGHNQLNASGNSPLMWAIQNKHCEAVKEVLLFDYLLYSEEYTTNGYQLCAHVKNKINSMNFFGSIFSDDHDSSLGIGDSRKGIGGATLNSQGETWGKQIHLYKEANKIDLLKKNEFDKSILSEAFNTQD